A single genomic interval of Chitinophaga sp. 180180018-3 harbors:
- a CDS encoding universal stress protein: MKKVLLAMDGAHFSKGAFEFVSQLNEIQPLLLIGAFLPKMDFSPSLNASLGSAFEPTLESYSNELVQENIAAFEQECVRKHIEYRVHKIAYYSSMQELKKETRFTDLLILGSEKFYENLGTEVPNEYLKIALHSAECPTLLIPEHSYFPENIVLAYDGSEQSAFAIKSFCSLMPELSQKNAILVYATDKENAAIPDIQLVEELVGAHFADLTIHKLEGTAKKYFDTWMAGIEKPMLVCGSFARSALSELFRRSFATEIINEHRLPVFVAHE, encoded by the coding sequence ATGAAAAAAGTATTATTGGCGATGGATGGCGCCCATTTTTCCAAAGGTGCATTTGAATTCGTCAGCCAGCTGAATGAGATACAACCTCTATTGCTGATTGGCGCATTTTTACCTAAAATGGATTTTTCTCCCTCCCTGAATGCCTCACTTGGCTCTGCTTTTGAACCCACTTTGGAAAGTTATAGCAACGAACTGGTGCAGGAAAATATAGCGGCCTTTGAGCAGGAATGTGTTCGGAAACATATTGAATATAGGGTGCATAAAATAGCATATTACTCTTCTATGCAGGAGTTAAAAAAGGAAACACGTTTTACTGATCTGTTAATACTGGGAAGCGAAAAATTTTATGAAAACCTGGGCACCGAAGTTCCCAACGAGTATCTGAAAATCGCACTGCATAGTGCGGAGTGCCCTACGCTGCTGATCCCGGAGCATTCATATTTTCCGGAAAATATAGTGCTGGCCTATGATGGAAGTGAACAGTCTGCATTTGCTATTAAATCATTCTGTAGCCTGATGCCGGAGCTTTCTCAGAAAAACGCCATCCTCGTATATGCTACAGATAAAGAGAATGCGGCTATTCCCGATATACAATTGGTGGAAGAGTTAGTGGGAGCACATTTTGCTGACCTCACTATTCATAAGCTGGAAGGAACCGCCAAAAAATATTTCGATACCTGGATGGCGGGAATTGAAAAGCCGATGCTCGTATGCGGATCTTTTGCCCGCTCAGCGCTGTCAGAACTATTCAGGAGAAGTTTTGCCACCGAAATAATAAACGAACACAGGTTGCCGGTTTTTGTTGCACATGAATAA
- a CDS encoding SDR family oxidoreductase, whose protein sequence is MNNVNSNRDLNGQRVILLGASSGIGLATAKAAAAEQAQVVIVSGNEQRIQAALQQLPEGSEGYAVDLSREENIRSFFGTIGAFDHLVYTAGENLVLNTMNQTEINDARRFMDIRFWGAFTAVKYGAPLIRQGGSINLIGGTASARPGKGWGVAAAICGAMEGLVRALAVELAPVRVNSIMPGIVDTQLWKGLPEADKEALFATYNRTLPTGRVGLAEDIALGYLYLMKQQYGTGRNLVIDGGGVLI, encoded by the coding sequence CGGGGATTGGATTGGCTACGGCTAAAGCCGCTGCGGCAGAGCAGGCGCAGGTAGTTATTGTATCGGGCAATGAGCAACGTATACAGGCTGCTTTGCAGCAATTACCTGAGGGGAGTGAGGGATATGCCGTGGATCTGAGCCGGGAAGAGAATATCCGGTCTTTTTTCGGGACCATTGGCGCGTTTGACCACCTGGTATATACTGCCGGAGAAAACCTGGTCCTGAATACGATGAACCAAACGGAGATCAACGACGCCCGCCGTTTCATGGATATCCGTTTTTGGGGCGCTTTTACAGCGGTGAAGTATGGAGCGCCGCTGATCCGCCAGGGAGGTTCGATAAATCTGATAGGAGGCACTGCCAGTGCACGTCCCGGTAAAGGCTGGGGGGTAGCAGCGGCTATATGCGGCGCTATGGAGGGACTGGTAAGGGCGTTGGCGGTAGAACTGGCTCCTGTAAGAGTAAACAGCATTATGCCCGGTATTGTGGATACACAACTCTGGAAAGGTTTGCCCGAGGCCGATAAGGAAGCGCTGTTTGCAACCTATAACCGCACTTTGCCCACAGGCAGGGTAGGGCTGGCGGAAGATATTGCCCTGGGTTATTTGTACCTGATGAAACAGCAATATGGTACTGGCCGGAACCTGGTGATTGATGGAGGTGGTGTGTTGATTTAG